In the genome of Manis javanica isolate MJ-LG chromosome 17, MJ_LKY, whole genome shotgun sequence, one region contains:
- the ELMO3 gene encoding engulfment and cell motility protein 3 isoform X6: MNLMDASVQPLALRLLESVTLSSPALGQMVKSEVPLDRLLVHLQVMNQQLQTKAMALLTALLQGASLAERKHMLDYLWQRNLRQFIYKNIIHSAAPLGDEMAHHLYVLQALTLGLLEPRMRIALDPYSQEQREQLQALRQAAFEPEGESLGSGLSADGRRSLCAREFRKLGFSNSNPAQDLERVPPGLLALDNMLYFSRHSPSAYSRFVLENSSREDKHECPFAQSSIQLTVLLCELLHIGEPCSETAQDFSPMFFGQDQSFHELFCVSIQLLNKTWKEMRATQEDFDKVMQVVREQLARTLALKPSSLELFRTKVNALTYGEVLRLRQTERLHQEGTLAAPILELREKLKPELMGLIRQQRLLRLCEGTVFRKISSRRRQDKLWFCCLSPNHKVLLYGDVEEVAGPPIPESLPEQLPVADIRALLTGKDCPHVREKGSGKQNKDLYELAFSLSYDRGEEEASLNFIAPSKREFHLWTDGLSALLGSPMGSEQTRLDLEQLLTMETKLQLLDLENVPIPEQPPPVPPPPTNFNFCYDCSIAEP; the protein is encoded by the exons ATGAACCTGATGGATGCATCTGTGCAGCCCCTGGCCCTCAGGCTGCTGGagagtgtgaccttgagcagccCTGCCTTGGGTCAGATGGTTAAGAGTGAGGTGCCACTGGATAGACTGCTGGTGCACTTACAAGT gaTGAACCAGCAGCTGCAAACCAAGGCCATGGCCCTGCTGACAGCCTTGCTGCAGGGGGCCAGCCTTGCTGAACGTAAG CACATGCTTGACTACCTGTGGCAGAGAAATCTTCGTCAATTCATCTATAAG AACATCATCCATAGTGCAGCACCACTGGGCGACGAGATGGCTCATCACCTGTATGTACTACAGGCCCTTACACTGGGGCTGCTGGAGCCACGCATGCGAATAGCGCTGGACCCCTACAGCCAG GAACAGCGGGAACAGCTGCAGGCCTTGCGCCAGGCTGCCTTTGAGCCAGAGGGGGAGTCCCTGGGTAGTGGACTGAGTGCAGACGGTCGCCGTTCCCTCTGTGCCCGCGAGTTCCGCAAACTTGGCTTCTCT AACAGCAACCCTGCACAGGACCTAGAGCGCGTGCCTCCCGGCCTTCTGGCCCTGGACAACATGCTCTACTTCTCCAGACACTCACCCAGTGCCTATAGCCGG TTTGTGCTGGAGAACAGCAGCCGCGAAGACAAGCATGAGTGCCCCTTTGCCCAGAGCAGCATCCAGCTGACTGTGCTGCTGTGTGAGCTGCTACACATAGGAGAACCCT GCTCCGAAACGGCCCAGGACTTTTCACCCATGTTCTTCGGCCAAGACCAGAGCTTCCATGAGCTCTTCTGTGTGAGCATCCAACTGCTGAATAAGACCTGGAAAGAGATGCGGGCCACACAGGAGGATTTTGACAAG GTCATGCAAGTGGTGCGGGAGCAGCTCGCCCGCACGCTTGCCCTGAAGCCCAGCTCCCTGGAGCTCTTCCGAACCAAGGTGAATGCGCTCACCTACGGGGAAGTGCTACGGCTGAGGCAGACTGAGCGGCTCCATCAGGAGGGCACGCTGGCCGCCCCCATACT GGAACTACGGGAGAAGCTGAAGCCAGAGCTCATGGGCCTGATCCGCCAGCAGCGTTTGCTCCGCCTCTGCGAGGGGACAGTTTTCCGCAAGATCAGCAGCCGGCGGCGCCAGG ACAAGCTGTGGTTCTGCTGCCTGTCCCCCAACCACAAGGTTCTGCTGTATGGGGATGTGGAGGAGGTTGCTGGCCCGCCCATCCCCGAGAGCCTGCCTGAGCAGC TCCCTGTGGCAGACATCAGGGCACTACTGACAGGCAAGGACTGCCCCCACGTCCGGGAGAAGGGCTCGGGGAAGCAGAACAAG GACCTCTATGAGTTAGCTTTCTCACTCAGCTATGAccgtggggaggaggaggcatcCCTCAATTTCATTGCCCCATCCAAACGCGAG TTCCACCTGTGGACAGATGGGCTGAGTGCCCTGCTGGGCAGTCCCATGGGCAGTGAGCAGACCCGGCTGGACCTGGAGCAGCTGCTGACTATGGAGACCAAGCTGCAGTTGCTGGACCTAGAGAATGTACCCATCCCTGAGCAGCCACCTCCTgttcccccgccccccaccaacTTCAACTTCTGCTATGACTGCAGCATCGCTGAACCTTGA